In Persicimonas caeni, a single window of DNA contains:
- a CDS encoding cysteine desulfurase family protein produces MADYSKLGDVEAIYLDCNASTPIDPRVGEAMYEMLHRNPANPAAKVHVYGQKASRAVEAAREQVALLVEARPEEVVFTSGASESDNLALLGWAERAHQQGTTHIVSSAIEHAAVLEPLRHLRDRGFEVDLIAPGPDGVVAAQDILDAVRPDTGLVSLMHVNNVIGTIQPIAQVAEGLADHPALFHVDGAQGAAHHFDELADPRIDLISLSAHKMYGPPGVGALVCRRGPKGPPIAPRSFGGEQEYGLRPGTVPAPLVVGFGEAAKLCRREVSERLEKNHTFRQSLLEGLAPLSPIFHGDLDRQVLHAVCLSIPGVRQKAALLRLRDLIAASTGSACSAVSDRPNHVLSAMGVPHSHIEESLRISWCHTTPAVDWSQVVARLAPLAE; encoded by the coding sequence ATGGCGGATTATTCCAAGCTTGGAGACGTCGAGGCCATCTACCTCGACTGCAACGCATCGACCCCGATCGATCCACGAGTCGGTGAGGCGATGTACGAGATGCTGCATCGAAACCCAGCCAATCCAGCTGCCAAAGTGCATGTGTATGGACAGAAGGCGAGCCGCGCGGTGGAGGCGGCCCGCGAACAGGTCGCGCTCTTGGTGGAGGCCCGTCCCGAAGAAGTCGTCTTTACCAGCGGCGCATCCGAGAGTGACAACCTGGCCCTCCTGGGATGGGCCGAGCGCGCTCATCAGCAGGGCACAACCCATATTGTGTCGAGTGCCATCGAGCATGCGGCTGTCCTCGAACCCCTGAGACATCTGCGCGATCGCGGCTTCGAAGTCGACCTGATCGCTCCGGGGCCGGATGGTGTCGTCGCCGCCCAAGATATTCTCGACGCCGTGCGCCCCGACACCGGGCTCGTCTCCTTGATGCACGTCAACAACGTGATCGGGACCATCCAACCGATCGCCCAGGTCGCTGAAGGGCTCGCTGATCACCCGGCTCTCTTTCATGTCGATGGTGCTCAGGGCGCAGCCCATCATTTTGATGAACTTGCCGATCCACGCATCGATCTGATCAGCCTTAGCGCTCACAAGATGTACGGGCCGCCCGGCGTAGGGGCACTCGTATGCCGCCGCGGGCCGAAGGGCCCGCCGATCGCGCCGCGAAGCTTCGGCGGTGAGCAAGAATACGGATTGCGACCGGGCACCGTGCCGGCGCCGCTGGTGGTCGGCTTTGGTGAAGCGGCCAAACTGTGTCGGCGCGAGGTGTCCGAGCGATTGGAGAAAAATCACACTTTTCGTCAGTCTCTCCTCGAAGGACTGGCTCCTCTGTCACCAATCTTCCACGGCGACCTCGACCGCCAGGTTTTGCACGCCGTTTGCCTTTCTATTCCCGGCGTGCGCCAAAAAGCAGCTCTACTGCGACTTCGCGATTTGATCGCAGCCTCGACCGGCTCGGCCTGTAGTGCCGTAAGCGATCGTCCCAACCATGTCTTGAGCGCTATGGGAGTGCCTCACAGCCACATCGAAGAGTCGCTGCGCATTTCCTGGTGTCATACCACGCCTGCAGTTGACTGGAGTCAGGTCGTAGCGCGGTTGGCGCCGCTTGCAGAGTAG